Genomic segment of Cronobacter dublinensis subsp. dublinensis LMG 23823:
GTGCTACATATTTCTGATTCTTCTTTCCGATACGATAGCCATGAACAAGCTGCCTGCGCTCGCTCTCTTGCTTATCTTTACCACCGCTCACGCCGCGCCGCCTGCCCGTGCTGACGAGCCGCTAACGGCCCAGCGCTATGCCGCCGAACTCGGCGTGGGGATGGACGTCGACTGGGCGCGCACCGATCGCGGCATCCGCGAGTTCGACCCGCTGGCGGTACGCGATTTTCAGCAGCGGGGCATTCGCCATGTGCGGGTGAGGGTGGCGGGTGACGCCACCGAGGAGCGGCTCATCCATTTGCGCAAAATCGTCGAGGCGTGCGAGCGTTACAACATCATCCCGATAATCTCCTACCAGGCGGACGCCTTTAAGGCTGATCCGAGCGCGCAAAACGCCGCCAAAGTGGTCGCCTGGTGGAGCGCGGTGGCCAACTATTTCGGCGAGCAGCATCCGCTGCTGGGGTTTGATGTCATCTACGAGCCTGCAGAGCGGCTCAACCATAATCCGCAGCAGCTCAACCGGCTCTACAGCGACGTGATTAAAACCCTTCACCACGCGGATGCGCAGCGGATGATTTTTATTGCGCCGCGCTTTCGCGCCGTGCCGGAAGATCTGCCGATACTGAAACTGCCGCCGCAGAGCAGCCATTACGTGCTGGCGCAGTGGCATATTTTCCCGTGGGGGCCGCTGCGCGCCAACGGCAAATACCCGTGGACGTCCGGCACGTCGGCGGAGAAGGCGGCCATTCGCGAGCGCATTAACAGCGCGCGCCGCTGGCAGCAGAAGACCGGGCATGTAAGCTGGGTCGGGGGATGGTCGGCGGCGCAGACGCTGAAAACCACGCCGTCGGCGGCCACGCTCGCGTTCGCCAGTTTTATGGCCTGCGAGCTGAAAAAAGCGGGTATTCCGTATGCGCTGAACGCCGCGAATCAGTTTTACGATGGGGAAGAGGGCGCGTGGCGCCCTGTGCAGGCGCCGCTGCTTGACGCCATGATCAACCCGACGTGCGTCACCGAGAGCACGCCGGGCCACGGCCACGTTAAACCGTCTGCTCCGGCAT
This window contains:
- a CDS encoding cellulase family glycosylhydrolase, whose amino-acid sequence is MNKLPALALLLIFTTAHAAPPARADEPLTAQRYAAELGVGMDVDWARTDRGIREFDPLAVRDFQQRGIRHVRVRVAGDATEERLIHLRKIVEACERYNIIPIISYQADAFKADPSAQNAAKVVAWWSAVANYFGEQHPLLGFDVIYEPAERLNHNPQQLNRLYSDVIKTLHHADAQRMIFIAPRFRAVPEDLPILKLPPQSSHYVLAQWHIFPWGPLRANGKYPWTSGTSAEKAAIRERINSARRWQQKTGHVSWVGGWSAAQTLKTTPSAATLAFASFMACELKKAGIPYALNAANQFYDGEEGAWRPVQAPLLDAMINPTCVTESTPGHGHVKPSAPASAHGAPAAASTPASAHPSPSSASRG